TTTTAATAATACTGCTGCAGGTGGAGTTTTCGTAATAAATGTAAATGAACGGTCTTCAAAAACCGTAATTTCAACAGGGATAATTAATCCAGCTTGATCTGCAGTACGAGCGTTGAACTCCTTACAGAAACCCATGATGTTAACACCTGCTTGACCTAATGCCGGTCCAACTGGTGGTGCAGGGTTTGCTTTTGCTGCTGGAATTTGTAATTTTACCATTTTAATTACTTTTTTAGCCACGAGACACACCTCCTTAAGTCCGTGATGTGGTATTTGGGATTGCTCCCTCCCACTCTCCAAATTCTTTATAATAAAAGATAAAGAATGTTAAAATTAGAACATCTCATTTTGAGACATACTGACCTTTGAAATAATACCATTTATTAATATTAATTTCAAGTTCTTTTCGATTATATTTTTTCTACCCCAGTAAAGTCAAGCTCTACTGGCGTTTCTCTACCAAACATATTAACTAGAACTTTTAATTTCTGCTTATCTTTGTCTAGTTCTTCAATTGTTCCAGTAAAGTTCGCAAATGGACCTTCTTTTACTTTCACTGTTTCGTTTAGTTCGAAATCGAACTCAACTGTTTTCTCTTCCATTCCCATACGCTTTAAAATGAAATCTATTTCATCTTGTAATAATGGTGTAGGTTTTGATCCTGCTCCACTAGAGCCTACGAAGCCAGTTACACCTGGTGTATTACGTACAACATACCATGAATCATCTGTCATAACGATTTCAACTAGAACGTAACCTGGGAAAACTTTCTTCTTGGTAACTTTCTTTTTCCCATTTTTAAAATCCGTTTCTTCTTCTTCAGGAACAACAACACGGAATATTTTATCTTGCATCCCCATTGATTCTACACGTTTTTCTAAATTTGCTTTTACTTTATTCTCATAACCAGAATAAGTGTGAACGACATACCAGTTCTTTTCCATCCGCAAGGACTAATGTCCGTCCCCCCTCAAAAATATATTTTTAGACAAATGAAAAAACCCGTTGAACGGGTTTCTCGAGTTACAATATTATTCACATTATACCATGAATAGACAATCGTTATTCAACATTTTAGAAAAATAATCGAATAATCGATTTTGTTTCGTCCTAGATCACTACTAAGCGAACCTTGAATATGAAATTAATTAACTCAATTATAAGATATTACGTAAAAGTGCAGAAATACCTGTGTCAATCAAACCAAAGAATACCGCAACTAAAGCGACTGTTGTTACAACAATAACTGTATAGCGTGTTAATTCTTTTCGCTTTGGCCAGCTAACCTTTTTCATTTCACGAACTACATCACGGAAAAACTTAGTTAATCGTTGCATTCATGTAACCTCCAACCCCGTAAAGTCCAAATCTATTTTGTCTCACGATGAGCAGTGTGAGCATTGCATACTTTGCAAAACTTATTTATTTCTAAACGCTCGCTTTGGTTAGTAGCATTTTTAGTGGTTGTATAGTTTCTTGAACCACAGCTTGTACATGCGAGCACTACTTTTTTATTCATTGTTTTATCACCACATAAATTTTTATGTCCTTCAAACTGTAACACAATCGTAATACGAGTGTCAATAAACCGTTTGGTCTACAGAGTAATCTCTCGTAACTCTAAGTACCTCTCTAGTTTTCTTTTCACACGTTGGAGTGCGTTGTCAATCGACTTTACATGTCGGTTTAAATCTTCTGAAATTTCTTGGTATGAACGACCATCTAAGTAAAGCACTAGAACTTTTCTCTCTAAATCGCTTAATAGTTCTTCCATCTTTACTTCAATATCATCAAATTCTTCTTGATTGATAATTAATTCTTCTGGGTTCATCACTTTTGCTCCAGAGATTACGTCCATTAATGTACGATCTGATTCTTCATCATAAATTGGCTTGTCCAAGGAAACATATGAATTTAATGGAATATGTTTCTGTCTAGTTGCCGTTTTTATTGCCGTAATAATTTGCCTTGTAATACACAACTCTGCAAATGCCTTAAAGGAAGATAACTTGTCCTCTTTAAAATCACGGATAGCTTTATACAAACCTATCATTCCTTCTTGGACAATATCTTCGCGGTCTGCACCAATTAAAAAATAGGATCTTGCTTTGGCACGCACAAAGTTTTTGTACTTATTAATTAAGTAATCTAAAGCTTCGCTATTACCTGCATGCACTAATTCTACGACATGTTCATCTTCCATATGTTCCAATTTATCATGTGCCAATAATTGGTCGCTAATCACCACAAGAATCCCCCCGACCGTACAGTAGATAGCAATATTATACAGTAGTTATAAAAGTCCGGTCAACCTATCATCGCTTCCCTCGACGCCATTTTTCGAAAATTTGTGAAATTTCTTCATTCAATTCAATTCTTTTAGATGGTTTTTTATTAGAAAAACTAATAACTCGCTTTTGAATTTTTAATTCTATTGCATTGATTTCAGTTAATAGCTCTCTAGCAGATTTTCGAAGTGCACCTTGCCCAAAAATTGCCCATTGTTCAGTAAAATCAGATGTAGCAACATGAACTTGCGTCTTAATATTTGAAAGCTCGATTGCTAATTTTTCTATCCGTTCATCTGCGGTTTCATTTTCCTTCGTATATATAACTTCCACTCTGTAATTATTATATTTGGTTTCTACCCCTTGTGTTAAATGAGCATCAAACACAATGATACAACGAAAGCCTGTATATGCTTGGTATTCAGCCATTTTAGAAACGAGAATATCTCTAGCTTGCGCTAGATCCTCGTTTCTAATTTGGCGTAATTCATGCCACGCGCCAATAATGTTATAGCCGTCGACTAGTAATATGTCCATTACCTATTATTCCCCAACAGGGTTTCTTTTTCTATACACCTCATACATTAACAAACTTGCCGCTATTGAAGCGTTTAGCGAAGTGACCTTTCCTACCATTGGTAGTGATAATAAAAAGTCGCATTTTTCCTTTAGTAATCGACTCATTCCTTTACCTTCACTACCAATAATCAAGCCTAGGGGAAGTGAACCATCCATCTGGCGGTAGTCTACTTTACCCTTTGCATCCGTTCCGAATATCCATAGTCCTCTATCCTTTAATTCATCGACCGTTCTCGCTAAATTCGTAACCCTCACTACTGGGATATGCTCTATTGCTCCTGTAGATGCTTTCGCAACTGTTGCTGTTAAACCAACTGACCTACGTTTTGGAATGATTATTCCATGTGCTCCAATAGCATCAGCTGTTCTCATGATGGACCCTAAATTGTGCGGGTCTTCTAATTCATCAAGGATAAGAAAGAAAGGCGCTGTACCGCTTTTTTCTGCATTTGCAAATAAATCGTCCATCTCCGCATAGTCATATGCCGCTACAGATGCAATAACACCTTGATGATTTCCTTCTGCTAGTTGGTCTAACTTTTTCTTCGGTACGAATTGAATGATTATATTCGCTTCTTTAGCTAATCCAATAACCTGTTGTATGGAACCTTTCGTTGCACCTTCTCCAACCCAAATCTTATTTATTTCTCGGTTTGCTTTAATCGCTTCTAATACAGGGTTTCTACCAATAATAAATTCTTTAGACACGCCCTACACCCCTTTCATCGTCTACCATCTGCATGCATGTATTAATAAATTGTTCCATTCTTTCCTCTTCATCATTTAAAAATAAATGGCCAATCAAAGCCTCAAACGCGGTTGAATAACGGTATGTTTGGACATCAGTATTTTTCGGTACTGTCCCAGACTTCGCGTTTCTCCCACGCTTAATTACTGCAATTTCTTCCTCTGAAAAAAAGTTCTTATCCATTAACTTGTGTAAAAGGTTAGCTTGTGATTTTGCAGATACATACTTTGTACCTGTTTGATGAAGTTGATTCGGTCTAACATTACCTTGCTCTAGTAAATGCAACCTCACATAACTTTCATAAATGGCATCTCCTACGTACGCCAACGCTAAACTATTCATTTGTTTTGCATCTAAATTCTTTTTTACTTTCACCTTTTATCCTCTTTTCCACCTTGTTCCTTGCGGAGTATCTTCTAAAATAATATTTCGTTCTTTTAATTCATCTCTAATTTTATCTGCAAGAGCAAAGTCACGGTTTTTTCTCGCATCAATTCGTTGCTGAATTAACAATTCAATTTCCTCATCCAATAACTCTTGCTCTTTTTGCATTGTAATTCCTAACACATTGAAAAAATCATCAAATGACTGAATGAACGCATATATTACACTTTCAGATGTTACATTTTCATTTAAATACAGGTTAGCTTGCTTCGCTAAATCAAACAAAGTAGAAATAGCGTTCGCCGTATTAAAGTCATCGTCCATTGCCTCAATAAATTGTTGCTTAAAACTAGCTACTTTTTCTAACCAATCTTCTGTATTATGTGCTAAATTTGTACTACTTTCTAAACGATGTTTCAGATTAAAGTAAGATGTAGATAATCTCTCTAACCCGTTCTTCGTATTTTGCAATAATTCCTCATTATAGTTGATCGGATGACGGTAATGTACGGAAAGCATAAAGAAACGAATTAATTGTGGGTCGTGTTGCTTAATAATATCGTGTACAAGTACAAAGTTTCCTAGTGACTTAGACATTTTTTCGTTATCAATATTAATATACCCGTTATGCATCCAATATTTTGCGAATTGTTTCCCAGTCACTGCTTCTGATTGAGCAATTTCATTTTCGTGGTGAGGGAATGCTAAGTCTTGCCCCCCTGCATGTATATCAATGGAATCTCCTAGATACTTTTTTGCCATGGCAGAGCATTCAATATGCCAGCCAGGTCTACCTTTGCCCCATGGACTATCCCAAAAGATTTCTCCTTCTTTTGCCGCTTTCCATAAAACGAAGTCTAATGAATCTTGCTTTTTCTCCCCAACTTCAATACGGGCTCCTAGCTGTAATTCATCAATAGATTGGTGAGAAAGCTTTCCGTAGCCTTCGAATTTTCTCGTTCTATAATAAACGTCACCACCAGATTCGTAAGCAAAATCTTTATCAATTAATGCCTCGATAAATTCAATGATGATGTCCATACTTTCTGTTACTCTAGGGTGTGCATCCGCTTTTTTGCATCCTAGTGCAGCCGTGTCTTCAAAGTACGCCTCAATGAAACGCTCTGCGATTGTTGGAACATCTTCGCCTAATTCATTTGCAGCTTTAATTAACTTGTCATCTACATCTGTAAAGTTTGAGATATACTTCACGTCATATCCGCGGTACTCTAAATATCTTCTTACTGTATCAAATGCAATGGCTGGACGAGCATTCCCTATATGAATATAGTTGTAAACAGTAGGACCACACACGTACATCTTTACCTTTCCTTCTTCTAACGGTATGAAGGGTTCTTTTTTACGAGTTAACGTGTTATAAAGTTGAATAGCCATATTATGACCTCTCTTTCCATTTCTGTAATTGTTCCTGTAGTTCTTTCACTTCATTTTCGAGTTCTAAAAATCTATCTGCAATTGGATCTGGTAAGTCTTGATGGTTTAGATCTTTCTTTACCTTAACACCGTTTTGAATAACGATTTTTCCAGGAATACCAACAACGGTAGAGTTATTAGGGACATCTTTTAGTACAACGGAACCCGCTCCTACTTTAGAGTTTTCACCAATTGTAATATTCCCTAACACTTTCGCTCCAGCTGCAATTAGTGCATTGTCTTGCAAGGTCGGGTGTCTTTTCCCCTTTTCCTTACCGGTACCTCCGAGTGTAACTCCTTGATATACTGTTACGTTATCGCCAATTTCACACGTTTCTCCAATGACTACTCCCATTCCGTGATCGATAAAGAACTTTCTTCCTATTTTTGCCCCAGGATGTATTTCAATTCCCGTAAAAAATCTGCTTATTTGCGATACAGATCTCGCTAGGAAAAACAACTTACGTTTAAACAAGCCGTGTGCTAATCGATGCGCCCATATGGCATGTAGTCCAGAATAAGTTAAGATGACTTCTATATAACTTCTAGCTGCTGGGTCTTGTTCAAAGATTACTTCAATATCTTCTTTTAAAATTTTCCACATTTTCGTTCCTCCTTTACGAGGGGTTTTATTTTTCTTTTTTCAACATACCTTACATTGCTAACTGTTGATTTCAGCTGCAGGTGTTCGCTTTTGGCGCCTGTGGGGTCTCGCTTGACGCGCTTTCCCGCAGGAGTCTCACACTCGCAGCTGAAATCAACTTTTTTGCGTTTTAAAAAACTAAAAAAGTCTCTGTGTCATATTGACACAGAGACGCTTTCGGCGCGGTTCCACTCTGTTTAGATATAGTAAATGCGCTTTACTATTTCTCCACTCTTCCTCGTAACGGGAGGTTAGCCGCTATTACTTACTAGGCTAGCTTTCAAGCTTTTTAGCAATAGACTCCGAGGTGCACTTCAAAGGACTGATTCATAAGCTACTCTCACCAAACGTAGCTCTCTCTGGAATGACTCAATTCCATTTACTCTCCTCTTCTTCGTTCCAATATTATTTTAATAACAGTTCGTTTTTCGATAGCCATAATTTTAAAAAGGCATTTAGTACTTATACTATATTACCTTTTTAAAGATTTGTTAACTAAAATAATTTCATAATGACAGTTCGTTTAGTGTAAAACAAAATTTTTGCCAAAATAACGCTTATTCATCCATTAAGTAATGGTCTTTGTTTTATATGATAGTAATCAGTTTTATTATTTGTTTTTCGTATAGTATTTGTACATTACAAAACTAACTTAACTAAAAAGTTTTTCTAATCGCGCTAAAACTGTTTCTTTACCTAATAAGCTTATTGCTTGTGGTAAGTCTGGGCCGTGTGTTTGACCCGTTGTAGCAACACGTATTGGCATAAATAAGTTTTTACCTTTTTGGCCAGTTGCTTTTTGAACAGCTTTTATTGCAGCTTTAATATTGTCTGCAGAAAAATCTTCTAAAGCTGATAGCTCTTCATGGAATGCTTTTACTACCTCTGGAACTTGTTCTTGAGCTAAAACTTCTTTTGCTTCTTCTTCATACTCAATATGAGTTTTAAAGAACAATTCTGTTAGTGATACAATTTCTGCACCATAGCTCATTTTTTCTTGATGTAACGCTATTAAATCGCGTGTCCAATCTTTTTTTGCATCCGTCATATTTTCTGGTAGAAGACCTGCCTTCATTAAGTGTGGTAACGCTAACGTAACAAGTGTATCTACGTCTAACTTTTTAATATATTGATTATTCATCCATGTTAATTTTTGTGTATCAAAAACAGCTGGTGATTTGGATAGTCGGCTAGGATCAAAGATGTTAATAAATTCTTCTTTTGAAAACAATTCTTCTTCTCCACCCGGAGACCAACCTAACAAGCCAATAAAATTAAATAGCGCTTCTGGTAGGTAGCCTAACTCTTCGTATTGTTCAATAAACTGAATAATACTTTCATCACGCTTACTAAGCTTTTTACGGCTTTCATTCACAATTAACGTCATATGACCAAATTGAGGAACGTCCCATCCAAGTGCTTCATAAATCATAATTTGTTTCGGTGTGTTAGAAATATGGTCATCACCACGAAGAACGTGTGTAATTTGCATTAAGTGATCGTCAACCGCTACTGCAAAATTGTACGTCGGTGTACCATCTTTTTTCACAATTACATAGTCACCAATGCCTTCTGTTTCAAAGGATACTTCCCCTTTAACCATATCAACAAACTTTATATCTTTCCCGGTTGGTACGCGAAAGCGGATGCTAGGTAATTTCCCTTCTGCTTCATATGTTGCTCTTTGCTCCTCTGTTAAATCACGATGTTTCCCGGAGTAACGAGGATTCTCGCCTTTAGCCGCTTGCTCTTCACGCTCTGCCTCCAATTCTTCTTCCGTGCAATAACATTTGTAAGCTAAACCTTTTTCAAGTAGCTCCTCATAATACTTCTTGTAAATGTCGTTTCGTTCTGACTGACGATATGGACCGAACTCTCCACCAACATCGACACTTTCATCCCAGTCCATTCCAAGCCATTTTAAAAATTTTAACTGACTTTCTTCTCCGCCTTCAATATTGCGCTTTTTATCTGTATCTTCAATGCGAATAATAAACTTTCCATTTTGGTTGCGAGCATATAAGTAGTTAAATAATGCTGTTCTGGCATTTCCAATATGTAAGTGCCCTGTTGGACTTGGGGCATAGCGTACACGTACTGACATTTGTAGTTCCTCCGTTTTCAATAAAATCCTTGCACTATTTTATCATAAAAAACTAAAAATAATAGGAGTTTTTAGTTTTTCATTAAAAGTACTGTCGCTTGGGAGGCGATACCTTCGCCACGACCTGTAAATCCTAACTTTTCAGTTGTTGTTGCTTTTACGTTTACTTGATCTGACGATGCTTCTAAGAGCTCCGCTATTCTTTCTCTCATCGCTTGAATGTGCGGTGCCATTTTGGGCATTTGGGCAATAATCGTACAATCGATATTTCCTAGGCTATAACCACGTTCCGTAACTAACTTCCAAACATGTATTAATAATTGGGCTGAATCAGCATCTTTAAATGCTTCATCTGTATCTGGAAAATGTTTTCCGATATCGCCTTCTCCAATAGCTCCTAGACATGCATCCGCAATAGTGTGTAATAACACATCTGCGTCTGAATGACCTAATAATCCCTTTTCATAAGGGATTGTAATTCCACCAATAATAAGTGGTCTTCCCTCTACAAGTTGATGTACATCAAAACCTTGTCCAATTCGAAACATATCGATATCCTCCGTTAACTATCACTAATTGTTCTTTGATAAAATTGCATTTGCGTAAAGTAAATCTTCTTGAGTGGTAAGTTTAATGTTCTCATAGTCTCCCTCAACAATGTGAACGTCCACACCTATTCTCTCTACAAGACTAGCTTCGTCTGTGCCTAAAAAGTTATCTTTCTTAGCTTTTTCATGAGCTTCATCTAATATGGAAAAACGAAAAGCTTGTGGTGTTTGGATGCTCCACAAGCTAGACCTTTCGATTGTTTCCGTCGCAATACCATTTATAACTTTTTTGATGGTATCTTTTACAGGTACAGCTAAAATTGCTGCACCTGTTTCTGTTGCTTTCTCTACTAACCGATGGATGAATGTTTGACGTATGAATGGTCTTGCACCATCGTGCACTAGAACAATTCCGTCTTTCTTTGCTGCCTTCATCCCATAGTAAACACTATCTTGACGCTCTTTTCCTCCGTGTACAAGCTTTTTCACTTTTGTAATGCTGTACTTTTCCAGAAGAACTTGAAACATATCTATTTCTTGCTCATTAACAACCATTAATATTTGATCACATAGTGGGTCATGTTCAAAAACTAGTAATGTATGAATAATAACTGGCTTTTGTTCTAATTCAATAAACTGCTTGTTCATTCCAGCGTTCATCCGCTTTCCTTGACCTGCTGCAGGAATGATTACTTGATAAGACATACTAATTCTCCACTCTATTATAATGCTTTTTCTAAAAGTTTAGGCTTTGCAAAAATCATACGGCCAGCAGACGTTTGTAGTACACTTGTTACTAACACTTCAATATGCTTTCCGATATAATCTCGACCTTCTTCTACAACAATCATCGTTCCGTCATCTAAATAGGCCACACCTTGGTTATATTCTTTCCCATCTTTAATAACTTGAACGGTCATCTCTTCCCCTGGAAGTACTACTGGCTTAACAGCATTAGCTAAATCGTTAATGTTAAGAACCGCTACGTTTTGTAATTCACATACTTTATTTAAATTAAAATCATTAGTAACAACAACGCCAGAAGTTAATTTAGCCAGTTTCACTAACTTACTGTCCACTTCTTGAATCTCTTCATAGTTGCCTTCATAAATTTCTACTTTGATAGCTAATTCTTTTTGAATTCGATTTAAAATATCTAAGCCACGACGCCCTCTATTTCTTTTTAATACGTCAGAGGAGTCTGCTATATGTTGAAGCTCTTCAAGAACAAATCGAGGAATGACAATCGTTCCCTCTAAAAATCCAGTTTGACATATATCCGCAACTCGCCCATCTATAATAACACTTGTATCTAAAATTTTTAATTTTTTAGAAGAAAGATCCACCTCTTCGTCTTCTGTGGCTTTCTTTTTTCCAAATTTAGTAGAAATAGAAAATAAACTTACTAATTCATCACGCTTTTTAAATCCTACTTGGAACCCTAAATAACCTAATAATAGCGTTACAAAAATCGGTATTACCGTACTTACAATTTGAAAAGGGATTTTCTCTAATGGAATAACAGCTAAGTAAGCAACAATTAAACCAAGTATCAAGCCTAAACTACCAAACAAAACGTCAGTAACTGGAGCTTTTACAATGGACTCTTCCACCCACTTAATAAAGCCAACTACATAATCAACAAACCAAAAAGTAAGAATAAAAAATATAATGGCACCAAAAATGGCAACAGTATAAGGCTTGTTTAGCAGTTCTATACCACCTAAATTTAATAATGAGAAAAGTTCAGGAATAAAAAATATACCTAGCATTCCACCTATAACAATAAAAAATAATTGAACAATGCGCCTTAACATTGTTTCACCTCCCTTTATACATTATAAACAGTTTCAAACAATTGAAACGTCATTATGCTTAGAAAAATATTTTTTGTTAAGTTTTTGACATGTTTCTGCAATATTGTTGTCACGAAAGTCGCCTCTTTTGGTAGAAAGTTATATTTGCCTATCAATTAACAGTTGATCCTGAATACGTTTTAAGCCTTCTTTTATCTTTCTCGCCCTTACTTCCCCAATACCTTCTACATCATCTAACTCTTCAACCGAAGCAACCATGGTATGCTTCAATCTTTTAAAACGGGTTACTAAGTTTTCGATGATTACTGGTGGGAGGCGTGGAATTTTATGAAGAACTCTATATCCTCTGGGTAAAACTAATTCTTCTGGACTTGTAAAGCTAGAATAACCTAATAGCTTTAATATGATGTTATCATCTAACAAGTCTGTATTGGAAAGCTTCTGTAACTTTTTTAATATAACAAATGCATCTACATTTTTTTCCACACAATAATCCTTAATTAATAAAATTGTCTCTTCTTCCATATGTGCGATTAACTCTGTAAGCTGAAGACGGATAAGACGACCTTCTGTTCCTAATTCATTAATATAGCTAATGATTTCATTTTTTATTCTTAATACCATTTCTATACGATGTATAACCTGCAAAAGTTCCATAAACGTAACTTGTTCCTCAAATTCTAGTGCTCCTAAATTCGTTATACTTTGATCAAGTACCGATTTATACTTTTCTAACGTTTGGATTGCTTGATTTGCTTTCGTAAAAATTACTCCGATATCTTTTAATGCATAGCGAAATTCACCTTTGTATAAAGTGATAACGTTACGTCGTTGAGAAATAGCAACAACAAGGCTCCCAGTTTGCTTTGCCACCCGCTCTGCTGTACGATGTCTCATTCCTGTTTCGGTAGAAAGGATAGTTGGATTAGGAGTTAATTGTGCGTTTGCATATAATATTTTAGTGCCTTTTTCATTTAATATAATGGCTCCGTCCATTTTAGCTAACTCATACACATAAGCTGGACTAAACGAGCAATTTATAGAAAAGCCGCCGTCCACAATTTCTTTTACTTTCTCGTTATATCCAACAACAACAAGACCACCAGTATTCGAACGCAAAATATTGTCTAGCCCTTCACGAATTGGGGTGCCAGGTGCAATAAACTGTAAAATTTCTGCCACTAGCTTTTCATTTTGATTTATATCTTCCATTCTTGTCTCTAACCCCCTAGAACATATTGCAATGCTTGTTCTATCGTTGCAACCCCTATAACTGCAATCCCTTCTGGAGCCGTCCAACCGCCTAAGTTTTTCGCTGGTATAATGACACGTTTGAATCCTAACTTTGCCGCTTCCTGAACACGCTGCTCTATTCGTGAAACCCTCCGAATCTCTCCAGTTAATCCGACTTCTCCAATAACTACATCCGCTGCATCTGATGCTTGATTTCGAAAACTGGAAGCGATACTTACTGCAATTGCCAAGTCTATAGCTGGTTCATCGAGTTTGACACCACCAGCAACTTTCAAATAAGCATCTTGGTTTTGTAATAATAGTCCTACTCGTTTTTCAAGTACAGCCATAATTAAGTTAACTCGGTTATGATCGATGCCAGTTGCCATTCTTCGTGGATTTCCGTAGCCTGTCGCGGAAATAAGTGCTTGTATCTCTACTAATACCGGACGGGTTCCTTCCATAGATGCGACTACCGTTGAGCCTGCCGAACCTTTTGAACGCTCCTCTAAAAATATCTCCGATGGATTTTGCACTTCCGCTAAGCCAACTTCTTTCATTTCAAATATTCCAATTTCATTTGTCGATCCAAAACGATTTTTAACGGATCGTAATATTCGATATGTATGGTGACGCTCTCCTTCAAAATAAAGAACTGTATCTACCATATGCTCTAAAAGACGCGGCCCAGCTATTGCTCCTTCTTTTGTTACATGCCCAACAATAAAGGCAGCGATGTTTTTTGTTTTGGCAATTCTCATCAATTCTGCTGTACACTCACGGACTTGCGATACGCTACCAGGCGCAGAAGTAACTGCTGGGTGATAAACTGTTTGAATTGAATCAACAATCAATAATGTTGGTTGTACCTCTTCTACCGCTTTTGCAATCAAATCAAAGTCTGTTTCCGATAATACGAAAAGCTCATCTGCATTGACCTCTAAACGATCGGCGCGTAATTTTGTTTGCTGA
The Bacillus alkalisoli DNA segment above includes these coding regions:
- the ispF gene encoding 2-C-methyl-D-erythritol 2,4-cyclodiphosphate synthase — its product is MFRIGQGFDVHQLVEGRPLIIGGITIPYEKGLLGHSDADVLLHTIADACLGAIGEGDIGKHFPDTDEAFKDADSAQLLIHVWKLVTERGYSLGNIDCTIIAQMPKMAPHIQAMRERIAELLEASSDQVNVKATTTEKLGFTGRGEGIASQATVLLMKN
- the ispD gene encoding 2-C-methyl-D-erythritol 4-phosphate cytidylyltransferase, giving the protein MSYQVIIPAAGQGKRMNAGMNKQFIELEQKPVIIHTLLVFEHDPLCDQILMVVNEQEIDMFQVLLEKYSITKVKKLVHGGKERQDSVYYGMKAAKKDGIVLVHDGARPFIRQTFIHRLVEKATETGAAILAVPVKDTIKKVINGIATETIERSSLWSIQTPQAFRFSILDEAHEKAKKDNFLGTDEASLVERIGVDVHIVEGDYENIKLTTQEDLLYANAILSKNN
- a CDS encoding PIN/TRAM domain-containing protein → MLRRIVQLFFIVIGGMLGIFFIPELFSLLNLGGIELLNKPYTVAIFGAIIFFILTFWFVDYVVGFIKWVEESIVKAPVTDVLFGSLGLILGLIVAYLAVIPLEKIPFQIVSTVIPIFVTLLLGYLGFQVGFKKRDELVSLFSISTKFGKKKATEDEEVDLSSKKLKILDTSVIIDGRVADICQTGFLEGTIVIPRFVLEELQHIADSSDVLKRNRGRRGLDILNRIQKELAIKVEIYEGNYEEIQEVDSKLVKLAKLTSGVVVTNDFNLNKVCELQNVAVLNINDLANAVKPVVLPGEEMTVQVIKDGKEYNQGVAYLDDGTMIVVEEGRDYIGKHIEVLVTSVLQTSAGRMIFAKPKLLEKAL
- the disA gene encoding DNA integrity scanning diadenylate cyclase DisA; translation: MEDINQNEKLVAEILQFIAPGTPIREGLDNILRSNTGGLVVVGYNEKVKEIVDGGFSINCSFSPAYVYELAKMDGAIILNEKGTKILYANAQLTPNPTILSTETGMRHRTAERVAKQTGSLVVAISQRRNVITLYKGEFRYALKDIGVIFTKANQAIQTLEKYKSVLDQSITNLGALEFEEQVTFMELLQVIHRIEMVLRIKNEIISYINELGTEGRLIRLQLTELIAHMEEETILLIKDYCVEKNVDAFVILKKLQKLSNTDLLDDNIILKLLGYSSFTSPEELVLPRGYRVLHKIPRLPPVIIENLVTRFKRLKHTMVASVEELDDVEGIGEVRARKIKEGLKRIQDQLLIDRQI
- the radA gene encoding DNA repair protein RadA, yielding MAKRKTKFICQSCGYESPKWMGKCPGCNAWNTMTEEVEERSTGRRGAFTTGAATIRKPESITSIQTMKEPRIFTDMEEFNRVLGGGIVQGSLVLIGGDPGIGKSTLLLQVCSQLATKKHRVLYISGEESVQQTKLRADRLEVNADELFVLSETDFDLIAKAVEEVQPTLLIVDSIQTVYHPAVTSAPGSVSQVRECTAELMRIAKTKNIAAFIVGHVTKEGAIAGPRLLEHMVDTVLYFEGERHHTYRILRSVKNRFGSTNEIGIFEMKEVGLAEVQNPSEIFLEERSKGSAGSTVVASMEGTRPVLVEIQALISATGYGNPRRMATGIDHNRVNLIMAVLEKRVGLLLQNQDAYLKVAGGVKLDEPAIDLAIAVSIASSFRNQASDAADVVIGEVGLTGEIRRVSRIEQRVQEAAKLGFKRVIIPAKNLGGWTAPEGIAVIGVATIEQALQYVLGG